The following proteins are co-located in the Micromonospora viridifaciens genome:
- a CDS encoding ATP-binding protein codes for MVVPHHATGARLARHRLADELADVVPPALLADLVAVLAELVGNAVRHADPLPGGVVRVAWRLRPLAGGQSVQLRVTDGGSASGPSMRPSAPDSIDGRGLHIVAGLADRWGVERDGLGQSVWAEFDPVGSPRPDLVVAG; via the coding sequence GTGGTGGTGCCGCACCACGCGACCGGCGCGCGCCTGGCCCGGCACCGGCTCGCCGACGAGCTGGCGGACGTCGTGCCGCCGGCCCTGCTGGCGGATCTCGTCGCGGTCCTCGCCGAGCTGGTGGGCAACGCCGTACGCCACGCCGATCCGCTGCCCGGCGGGGTGGTCCGGGTGGCCTGGCGGCTGCGCCCGCTGGCCGGCGGGCAGAGCGTGCAGCTCCGGGTCACCGACGGCGGCTCGGCCTCCGGCCCGTCGATGCGGCCGTCGGCTCCCGACTCGATCGACGGGCGCGGGCTGCACATCGTCGCCGGCCTGGCCGACCGCTGGGGGGTCGAGCGCGACGGCCTGGGCCAGAGCGTCTGGGCGGAGTTCGATCCGGTCGGTTCGCCGCGACCGGATCTGGTCGTGGCCGGCTGA
- a CDS encoding sensor histidine kinase yields the protein MPERTDYRALIDGHTGVLTMINSGGSGLPVLTRLLQVVEPAVGAAGLVFVEFAPAGGRVIAATGSAEFVVGRPLPPGDPATVCVLTGPPVREVRVDAVPGALADEVAGRGLCRMIVARAEIGGRTVGSLHALYPEGEPLDDSQRAVIGYVAACIAHMYCDHTGLPVHGDGPVVAALADGLAVVDRRQHVRLWNPAAAQVTGRPAAEALNRPLPFPLPPPGQVLDHRLPDDRWLRITAGELPGPGALRVVTFRDITDQQRRDDDRDLFVAVTSHELRTPVTVIKGYADTLTDHWESLSDDDRRHAARIIGQRANELARLVDRLLTAAMARRRGEPVAPFDLADALRAAVTDLPADVRHRIVLDLPANLPKALGDRRSLATVLTELSTNAGKYSRPETPIEVTAEANERTVSFQVADRGIGIRPEHVERAFDRFWQGESGDRRRYPGAGLGLYLVRQIVEQQNGWVSLRPRAGGGTVAEVWLPRA from the coding sequence ATGCCGGAGCGAACCGACTACCGCGCCCTCATCGACGGCCACACCGGCGTGCTCACGATGATCAACTCCGGCGGCTCCGGGCTGCCCGTGCTCACCCGGCTGCTCCAGGTGGTCGAGCCCGCGGTGGGTGCGGCCGGCCTGGTGTTCGTCGAGTTCGCCCCCGCCGGGGGCCGGGTGATCGCCGCGACCGGCAGCGCCGAGTTCGTCGTCGGCCGTCCGCTCCCGCCGGGCGACCCGGCCACCGTCTGCGTCCTCACGGGCCCGCCCGTCCGGGAGGTCCGCGTGGACGCCGTCCCGGGCGCGCTCGCCGACGAGGTGGCCGGGCGGGGGCTGTGCCGCATGATCGTGGCCCGCGCCGAGATCGGCGGCCGTACCGTGGGCAGCCTGCACGCGCTCTACCCGGAGGGGGAGCCGCTCGACGACTCCCAGCGCGCCGTGATCGGCTACGTCGCCGCCTGCATCGCCCACATGTACTGCGACCACACCGGGCTGCCGGTGCACGGGGACGGCCCGGTGGTGGCCGCGCTCGCCGACGGCCTCGCGGTGGTGGACCGCAGGCAGCACGTACGGCTGTGGAACCCGGCCGCCGCGCAGGTGACCGGCCGCCCGGCCGCCGAGGCGCTGAACCGGCCGCTGCCGTTCCCGCTGCCCCCGCCCGGGCAGGTGCTGGACCACCGGCTGCCGGACGACCGCTGGCTCCGGATCACCGCCGGAGAGCTGCCTGGCCCGGGCGCGCTGCGGGTGGTCACCTTCCGCGACATCACCGACCAGCAGCGCCGCGACGACGACCGGGACCTCTTCGTCGCGGTGACCAGCCACGAGCTGCGTACCCCGGTCACCGTGATCAAGGGGTACGCGGACACCCTCACCGACCACTGGGAGTCGCTCAGCGACGACGACCGGCGGCACGCCGCCCGGATCATCGGGCAGCGGGCCAACGAGCTGGCCCGGCTGGTCGACCGGCTGCTCACCGCGGCCATGGCGCGGCGGCGCGGGGAGCCGGTCGCCCCCTTCGACCTCGCCGACGCGCTGCGGGCGGCGGTCACCGACCTGCCGGCGGACGTCCGGCACCGGATCGTCCTCGACCTACCGGCCAACCTGCCCAAGGCGCTCGGCGATCGGCGCAGTCTGGCCACCGTGCTCACCGAGCTCAGCACCAACGCCGGGAAGTACTCCCGGCCCGAAACCCCCATCGAGGTCACCGCCGAGGCGAACGAGCGGACGGTGTCGTTCCAGGTCGCCGACCGGGGCATCGGCATCCGGCCGGAGCACGTGGAACGGGCGTTCGACCGGTTCTGGCAGGGCGAGTCCGGCGACCGCCGGCGCTACCCGGGAGCCGGGCTCGGTCTCTATCTCGTCCGCCAGATCGTTGAACAGCAGAATGGATGGGTATCCCTTCGACCGAGAGCCGGTGGGGGTACGGTCGCAGAGGTGTGGCTCCCCCGGGCGTGA
- a CDS encoding glycerophosphodiester phosphodiesterase: MTMPLVFAHRGSSYDLPEHTLAAYLRALDEGADGLECDVRLTRDGHLVCVHDRRLDRTSNGHGLVSARTLAELETLDFGSWHPGGVAAEGDEPLDESHTRLLTLERLLNAVLAAGRPVRLLVETKHPTRYGRDVERRLVALLRRYGLTEPRPDDPVRVTVMSFSPLAVRRIRDLAPSLPTVLLLEVLPRWLRLGRLPFGTRIAGPGIALIRARPQLVPALRAAGNQVYVWTVNEPEDLELVLAAGVDGVITDRPARTLARLGR; the protein is encoded by the coding sequence ATGACCATGCCTCTGGTCTTCGCGCACCGCGGCTCCTCGTACGACCTGCCCGAGCACACCCTGGCCGCGTACCTGCGCGCGCTCGACGAGGGCGCCGACGGGCTGGAGTGCGACGTCCGGCTGACCCGCGACGGGCACCTCGTCTGCGTGCACGACCGCCGGCTGGACCGGACCAGCAACGGCCACGGGCTGGTCAGCGCGCGGACCCTCGCCGAGCTGGAGACGTTGGACTTCGGCTCGTGGCACCCCGGCGGGGTGGCGGCCGAGGGGGACGAACCGCTCGACGAGTCGCACACCCGGCTGCTCACCCTGGAACGGCTGCTCAACGCCGTGCTGGCCGCCGGCCGGCCGGTGCGCCTGCTGGTCGAGACCAAGCACCCCACCCGGTACGGCCGGGACGTGGAACGCCGCCTGGTCGCCCTGCTGCGCCGGTACGGCCTCACCGAACCCCGCCCGGACGATCCGGTCCGGGTCACCGTGATGTCCTTCTCCCCGCTCGCCGTACGCCGGATCCGCGACCTCGCGCCCAGCCTGCCCACGGTGCTGCTGTTGGAGGTGCTCCCGCGCTGGCTGCGGCTGGGCCGGCTGCCGTTCGGCACCCGGATCGCCGGGCCGGGGATCGCCCTGATCCGGGCCCGGCCGCAGCTCGTTCCCGCGCTGCGGGCCGCCGGAAACCAGGTCTACGTGTGGACGGTGAACGAGCCGGAGGACCTGGAGTTGGTGCTGGCCGCCGGGGTGGATGGCGTGATCACCGACCGACCCGCCCGGACGCTGGCCCGGCTGGGGCGTTGA
- a CDS encoding rhodanese-like domain-containing protein: MFGPHVPSVPASAVPDDVYLLDVREDDEWAVGHAPTAHHLPMTELPGRLAEVPDDREVAVICRSGGRSAQVVAYLLRNGWDQVRNVEGGMGDWAAAGRPVVTDDGQPGRVA; encoded by the coding sequence GTGTTCGGACCCCACGTTCCCAGCGTCCCCGCGTCGGCCGTGCCCGACGACGTCTACCTGCTCGACGTCCGGGAGGACGACGAGTGGGCCGTCGGCCACGCGCCGACCGCCCATCACCTGCCGATGACCGAGCTGCCCGGCCGGCTGGCCGAGGTGCCCGACGACCGTGAGGTGGCGGTGATCTGCCGCTCCGGCGGCCGGTCCGCGCAGGTCGTCGCGTACCTCCTGCGCAACGGCTGGGACCAGGTGCGCAACGTCGAGGGCGGGATGGGCGACTGGGCCGCCGCCGGCCGCCCGGTGGTCACCGACGACGGGCAGCCGGGCCGGGTCGCCTGA
- a CDS encoding LCP family protein, with protein MSGSHVRAAGRGVTFRRARTGRGRGRPARWTRFLLGGGLALILLATLGLAGLHWLTHRYDRTVAKQDLLDPAARQPRTDLSRGLNYLLIGSDHRPGANPDDQRSDSILIVHVPAGLRQAYLISIPRDLRVTIPPAPGYGGGPDKVNAAYEHGGGGSGGARLLSATLSQLTGLRFDGAALVDFSGFKEVIDLLGGIRMCVDTEVRSVHTKTLFTPGCQQMDGARALDYVRQRYDLPGGDYDRQRHQQQMLRAVLDKAGETHLRDDPVQLDRVLRAVGGALTVDTNGVALDDLLFALRGLPPDALHGVQVPSYPEIIDETSYVVLDNGGGGLFDALRATRMPEWAGANPRWVNRL; from the coding sequence GTGAGCGGGTCTCACGTCAGGGCTGCGGGGAGGGGCGTCACGTTCAGGCGAGCACGGACCGGGCGCGGGCGGGGTCGACCCGCCCGCTGGACCCGGTTCCTGCTCGGGGGCGGGCTCGCCCTGATCCTGCTCGCCACGCTCGGGCTGGCCGGGCTGCACTGGCTCACCCACCGGTACGACCGTACGGTGGCGAAGCAGGACCTGCTCGACCCGGCCGCCCGCCAGCCCCGGACCGACCTGTCCCGCGGGCTGAACTACCTGCTGATCGGCTCCGACCACCGGCCCGGGGCCAATCCCGACGACCAGCGCTCCGACAGCATCCTGATCGTGCACGTGCCGGCCGGCCTGCGGCAGGCGTACCTGATCTCGATCCCGCGTGACCTGCGGGTCACCATCCCGCCGGCGCCCGGCTACGGCGGCGGCCCGGACAAGGTCAACGCGGCGTACGAGCACGGCGGCGGCGGCTCGGGCGGGGCCCGGCTGCTCTCCGCCACCCTGAGCCAGCTGACCGGGCTCCGCTTCGACGGCGCCGCACTGGTCGACTTCTCCGGTTTCAAGGAGGTCATCGACCTGCTCGGCGGCATCCGGATGTGCGTCGACACCGAGGTCCGGTCGGTCCACACGAAGACCCTGTTCACCCCCGGCTGCCAACAGATGGACGGCGCCCGGGCGCTGGACTACGTCCGCCAGCGCTACGACCTGCCCGGCGGCGACTACGACCGGCAGCGCCACCAGCAGCAGATGCTCCGTGCGGTGCTCGACAAGGCCGGCGAGACGCACCTGCGCGACGACCCGGTGCAGCTGGACCGGGTGCTCCGGGCGGTCGGCGGCGCGCTGACCGTGGACACCAACGGGGTGGCGCTGGACGACCTGCTCTTCGCGCTCCGCGGGCTGCCGCCGGACGCGCTGCACGGGGTACAGGTCCCCTCGTATCCGGAGATCATCGACGAGACCTCGTACGTGGTGCTGGACAACGGCGGCGGCGGGCTCTTCGACGCGCTGCGGGCCACCCGGATGCCCGAGTGGGCCGGGGCGAATCCCCGCTGGGTCAACCGACTCTGA
- a CDS encoding LCP family protein: MPVQTSRRPPSLEPGAPGRVPPIVPPRPGPGDRGPGGAKKKKRTKRKDPLWARLTLIFGAVLMMTSGIAIVGSKALIGQATSGIAQRNLLGGAGKTEAEGGKNLDGPIDMLLLGVDARERWAADDVRADTIIILHIPASHDQAYLISIPRDTEAEIPGHGTEKINSAFFFGAQNGGGWEGGAQLMAKTIKNMTGISFDGAAIINFGGFKGVIDALGSVRICVSHEVPSHHMSLVDGKPMWNADAKKTGKPRTPVVHKKGCRQMAGWEALDYARQRYGLPGGDYDRQQNQQQLIKAMAKKATEKGMLTNPIKLKQLINAAGKAFILDTGQVDVADFIFTLKGVTGNDLITLRTNGGTFATNANNRESLNELSVQMFTAVKQDKLADFVVANPEVLSTRK, encoded by the coding sequence ATGCCGGTTCAGACCAGCCGCCGCCCTCCGTCACTGGAGCCCGGCGCACCCGGGCGGGTCCCCCCGATCGTTCCGCCCCGCCCCGGCCCCGGCGACCGCGGCCCCGGCGGCGCAAAGAAGAAGAAGCGGACGAAGCGCAAGGACCCGCTCTGGGCCCGGCTCACGCTGATCTTCGGCGCGGTGCTGATGATGACCAGCGGCATCGCGATCGTCGGCAGCAAGGCGCTCATCGGTCAGGCCACCAGCGGCATCGCCCAGCGCAACCTGCTCGGCGGGGCGGGCAAGACCGAGGCCGAGGGCGGCAAGAACCTCGACGGCCCGATCGACATGCTGCTGCTCGGCGTCGACGCCCGGGAACGCTGGGCGGCCGACGACGTCCGCGCGGACACCATCATCATCCTGCACATCCCGGCCAGCCACGACCAGGCGTACCTGATCTCGATCCCCCGGGACACCGAGGCGGAGATCCCCGGGCACGGCACCGAAAAGATCAACTCGGCCTTCTTCTTCGGCGCCCAGAACGGCGGCGGCTGGGAGGGCGGCGCCCAGTTGATGGCCAAGACCATCAAGAACATGACCGGGATCAGCTTCGACGGTGCCGCGATCATCAACTTCGGCGGCTTCAAAGGCGTGATCGACGCCCTCGGCAGCGTCCGGATCTGCGTCAGTCACGAGGTGCCCTCGCACCACATGTCGCTGGTCGACGGCAAGCCGATGTGGAACGCGGACGCCAAGAAGACCGGCAAGCCCCGCACCCCGGTGGTGCACAAGAAGGGCTGCCGGCAGATGGCGGGCTGGGAGGCCCTCGACTACGCCCGCCAGCGCTACGGCCTGCCCGGCGGTGACTACGACCGCCAGCAGAACCAGCAGCAGCTGATCAAGGCGATGGCGAAGAAGGCCACCGAGAAGGGGATGCTGACCAACCCGATCAAGCTGAAGCAGCTGATCAACGCGGCCGGCAAGGCTTTCATCCTGGACACCGGCCAGGTGGATGTCGCCGACTTCATCTTCACCCTCAAGGGTGTAACCGGCAACGACCTGATCACCCTGCGCACCAACGGTGGCACGTTCGCCACCAACGCCAACAACCGGGAATCGCTCAACGAGCTGAGCGTGCAGATGTTCACGGCGGTCAAGCAGGACAAGCTCGCCGATTTCGTGGTGGCCAACCCGGAGGTCCTCTCCACCAGAAAGTGA
- a CDS encoding LCP family protein — MSATTPADHPLSHPSRNAGRASVPAHGRGTAGRARVADPRWSPSYDGEPRPGGPAGPRGPSGPGGPGGGGPGRRGPRPRWGRIALVAGVTVLVLALLGGVGAWFYARNLDDDLARTDPFSEITGGRPAKKVDGALNILLAGTDSRDPDAPMDKAGEWRADTLILMHVPADHKRAYLVSIPRDLYVPIPESAGASCDSGSRNKINAAFAFGGLPLAVKTVECFTDVRIDHVMAIDFGGFKEVTDALGGVDLKVDRTITSIHKPYRKFTKGVNHMNGAEALDWVRQRKQFPDGDFARMRHQQEFLKALMDKAASTDTLTNPKKLNNFLKAVTKAVTVDQEFSLTDMALEFRNLRGENLTFLTSPNLGGQDVNGQSVVVSDRERALAMYQAISADTMAEWVKANERGDGTGNGG; from the coding sequence ATGTCAGCGACCACGCCTGCCGACCATCCGCTCTCCCACCCGAGTCGGAATGCGGGCCGCGCCTCGGTGCCGGCCCACGGCCGGGGCACCGCCGGGCGCGCTCGCGTGGCCGACCCGCGATGGTCTCCGTCGTACGACGGGGAGCCGCGCCCGGGCGGACCAGCCGGCCCCCGTGGACCCTCCGGACCGGGCGGGCCCGGTGGCGGCGGCCCGGGGCGTCGCGGTCCCCGCCCGCGCTGGGGGCGGATCGCCCTGGTGGCCGGCGTGACGGTGCTGGTGCTCGCGTTGCTCGGGGGCGTGGGGGCATGGTTCTACGCCCGCAACCTCGACGACGACCTGGCCCGGACCGACCCCTTCTCCGAGATCACCGGCGGGCGGCCGGCCAAGAAGGTCGACGGCGCGCTCAACATCCTGCTGGCCGGCACCGACTCCCGGGACCCGGACGCCCCGATGGACAAGGCCGGCGAGTGGCGCGCGGACACGCTGATCCTCATGCACGTCCCCGCCGACCACAAGCGGGCCTACCTGGTCTCCATCCCGCGTGACCTGTACGTGCCGATCCCGGAGAGCGCCGGCGCGTCCTGCGACTCCGGCTCGCGCAACAAGATCAACGCAGCCTTCGCGTTCGGCGGCCTGCCGCTCGCGGTGAAGACCGTGGAGTGCTTCACGGACGTCCGGATCGACCACGTCATGGCGATCGACTTCGGCGGGTTCAAGGAGGTCACCGACGCGCTCGGCGGCGTCGACCTCAAGGTGGACCGGACCATCACCTCGATCCACAAGCCGTACCGGAAGTTCACCAAGGGCGTGAACCACATGAACGGCGCCGAGGCCCTGGACTGGGTACGGCAGCGCAAGCAGTTCCCCGACGGCGACTTCGCCCGGATGCGCCACCAGCAGGAGTTCCTCAAGGCGCTGATGGACAAGGCCGCCAGCACCGACACATTGACCAACCCCAAGAAGCTGAACAATTTCCTCAAGGCGGTCACCAAGGCGGTCACGGTCGATCAGGAATTCTCCCTCACCGACATGGCGCTGGAGTTCCGGAACCTGCGCGGGGAGAACCTCACCTTCCTCACCAGCCCCAACCTCGGCGGCCAGGACGTCAACGGCCAGTCGGTGGTGGTCTCCGACCGGGAGCGGGCGCTGGCGATGTACCAGGCCATCAGCGCGGACACGATGGCCGAGTGGGTGAAGGCCAACGAGCGGGGCGACGGTACGGGAAACGGCGGCTGA
- a CDS encoding NAD-dependent epimerase/dehydratase family protein, producing the protein MKVAPRYGSGHRVLVTGGAGFVPSHLVDRLIERGCTVVVLDNFVTGSKDNVAHLLEKPTFTLIEADISAGLPTDHPALAERFDAILHMASPASPTDFEKLPVEILQVGSVATLHLLERATADGARFLMASTSEAYGDPKEHPQRETYWGNVNPIGIRSVYDEAKRFSEAATMAYHRSRGTDTAIVRIFNTYGPRMRPDDGRAIPTFISQALRGEPITVHGTGNQTRSICYVDDLVRGILLLLDSTETGPINCGTEHEMSMRQLAETIVSLTGSTSEVSYITRAADDPEMRRPDLTLARELLGYEPTVTPEDGLRRTIEYFRERLGY; encoded by the coding sequence ATGAAGGTTGCTCCCCGTTACGGCTCCGGACACCGCGTCCTCGTCACCGGCGGCGCCGGCTTCGTGCCGTCGCACCTCGTCGACCGGCTGATCGAGCGTGGCTGCACCGTCGTGGTGCTGGACAACTTCGTGACCGGCTCGAAGGACAACGTCGCGCACCTCCTGGAGAAGCCGACCTTCACGCTGATCGAGGCGGACATCTCCGCGGGGTTGCCGACCGATCACCCGGCCCTGGCCGAGCGGTTCGACGCCATCCTGCACATGGCCTCCCCGGCCAGCCCCACCGACTTCGAGAAGCTGCCGGTGGAGATCCTGCAGGTCGGCTCGGTCGCCACCCTGCACCTGCTGGAGCGGGCCACCGCCGACGGCGCCCGGTTCCTGATGGCCTCCACCTCCGAGGCGTACGGGGATCCGAAGGAGCACCCGCAGCGCGAGACGTACTGGGGCAACGTCAACCCAATCGGCATCCGGAGCGTCTACGACGAGGCGAAGCGCTTCTCGGAGGCGGCCACCATGGCGTACCACCGCAGCCGGGGCACCGACACCGCGATCGTCCGGATCTTCAACACGTACGGCCCCCGGATGCGGCCGGACGACGGCCGCGCCATCCCCACCTTCATCAGCCAGGCGCTGCGCGGCGAGCCGATCACCGTGCACGGCACCGGCAACCAGACCCGGTCGATCTGTTACGTCGACGACCTGGTCCGGGGCATCCTGCTGCTGCTCGACTCCACCGAGACCGGCCCGATCAACTGCGGCACGGAGCACGAGATGTCGATGCGGCAGCTGGCCGAGACGATCGTGTCGCTCACCGGAAGCACGTCCGAGGTGAGCTACATAACTCGGGCCGCGGACGACCCGGAGATGCGTCGCCCCGACCTCACGCTCGCCCGCGAGCTGCTCGGATACGAGCCCACCGTGACGCCCGAAGACGGCCTGCGACGCACGATCGAGTATTTCCGCGAGCGGCTAGGGTACTGA
- a CDS encoding solute symporter family protein translates to MSMILAAEAGSTTARNLTITLFLIFVAITLAITVWASRQTKTATDFYAGGRSFSGFQNGMAIGGDYMSAASFLGIAGIIALSGYDGFLYSIGFLVAWLVALLLVAELLRNSGRYTMADVLAFRMRQRPVRTAAAVSTITVSIFYLLAQMVGAGALVALLLGIKPGTTFLGMDADTAKVATIILVGALMIIYVTVGGMKGTTYVQIVKAFLLMGGAIVMTLLVLAHYKFNLSTLLGDAAAASGKGENFLRPGQKYGVEIAGDPLKTFYNKMDLLSLGIALVLGTAGLPHILIRFYTVPTAKAARKSVLWAIGIIGVFYLLTLALGFGAAAMVGSKAITEQDKAGNTAAPQLAEALGLKFLGGDLGGAALLAIIAAVAFATILAVVAGLTLASSSSLAHDFYANVIKDGQASERQEVNVARISALVIGAVSIVLSIFAQSLNVAFLVALAFAVAASGNLPAILYSLFWKRFNTSGAVWAIYGGLVAAVALVFFSPVVSGAPTAMFPEHDWHWFPLSNPGIISIPIGFLCGWIGTLLSKEQDAEKYAELEVRALTGAGAH, encoded by the coding sequence ATGAGCATGATCCTCGCGGCTGAGGCGGGCAGCACCACCGCACGCAACCTCACCATCACGCTCTTCCTGATCTTCGTGGCGATCACGCTGGCGATCACCGTCTGGGCCAGCCGGCAGACGAAGACGGCCACCGACTTCTACGCCGGCGGCCGTTCCTTCTCCGGCTTCCAGAACGGCATGGCGATCGGCGGCGACTACATGTCGGCCGCGTCCTTCCTGGGCATCGCCGGCATCATCGCGCTGTCCGGCTACGACGGCTTCCTCTACTCGATCGGATTCCTGGTCGCCTGGCTGGTCGCGCTGCTGCTCGTCGCGGAACTGCTGCGGAACTCCGGCCGGTACACGATGGCCGACGTGCTGGCGTTCCGGATGCGGCAGCGCCCGGTCCGCACCGCAGCCGCGGTGTCCACCATCACGGTGTCGATCTTCTACCTGCTGGCCCAGATGGTCGGCGCGGGCGCGCTGGTCGCGCTGCTGCTCGGCATCAAGCCGGGCACCACCTTCCTCGGCATGGACGCCGACACCGCGAAGGTCGCCACCATCATCCTGGTCGGCGCCCTGATGATCATCTACGTCACCGTGGGCGGCATGAAGGGCACCACGTACGTCCAGATCGTCAAGGCGTTCCTGCTCATGGGCGGCGCCATCGTGATGACGCTGCTGGTGCTGGCGCACTACAAGTTCAACCTCTCCACGCTGCTCGGCGACGCGGCGGCGGCATCGGGCAAGGGGGAGAACTTCCTCAGGCCAGGCCAGAAGTACGGCGTGGAGATAGCCGGCGATCCGCTGAAGACCTTCTACAACAAGATGGACCTGCTGTCGCTCGGCATCGCCCTGGTGCTCGGCACGGCCGGCCTGCCGCACATCCTGATCCGCTTCTACACGGTGCCGACGGCCAAGGCGGCCCGCAAGAGCGTGCTCTGGGCGATCGGCATCATCGGCGTGTTCTACCTGCTGACCCTGGCGCTCGGCTTCGGCGCGGCGGCGATGGTCGGCAGCAAGGCGATCACCGAACAGGACAAGGCCGGCAACACCGCAGCGCCACAACTGGCCGAGGCGCTGGGCCTCAAGTTCCTCGGCGGTGACCTGGGCGGCGCCGCCCTGCTGGCGATCATCGCGGCGGTGGCCTTCGCCACCATCCTGGCGGTGGTCGCCGGCCTGACCCTGGCCTCGTCGTCCAGCCTGGCGCACGACTTCTACGCCAACGTGATCAAGGATGGGCAGGCGTCGGAGCGGCAGGAGGTGAACGTCGCCCGGATCTCCGCCCTGGTGATCGGCGCGGTCTCGATCGTACTGTCGATCTTCGCGCAGAGCCTGAACGTGGCGTTCCTGGTGGCACTGGCCTTCGCGGTCGCCGCCTCGGGCAACCTGCCGGCGATCCTGTACAGCCTCTTCTGGAAGCGGTTCAACACCTCCGGCGCGGTGTGGGCGATCTACGGCGGCCTGGTCGCCGCCGTGGCGCTGGTCTTCTTCTCGCCGGTGGTCTCCGGGGCACCGACGGCCATGTTCCCCGAGCACGACTGGCACTGGTTCCCGCTGTCGAACCCGGGCATCATCTCGATCCCGATCGGCTTCCTCTGCGGCTGGATCGGCACCCTGCTGTCCAAGGAGCAGGATGCGGAGAAGTACGCCGAACTGGAGGTACGCGCACTCACCGGCGCGGGCGCGCACTGA
- a CDS encoding DUF485 domain-containing protein has product MSTDTPASAPAESAAERYLAVQRSDEFAGLRRALRGFVFPMTIAFFLWYALYVILSAYARGFMGTKLFGSHINVALVFGLLQFVSTFVIAWLYSRFADRRIDPIADRIRTELEEVTDEHDPRG; this is encoded by the coding sequence ATGTCCACGGACACACCCGCGTCCGCGCCGGCCGAGTCCGCGGCGGAGCGTTACCTCGCCGTACAACGGTCGGACGAGTTCGCCGGGTTGCGGCGCGCGCTGCGCGGTTTCGTCTTCCCGATGACCATCGCGTTCTTCCTGTGGTACGCGCTCTACGTCATCCTCTCCGCGTACGCGCGGGGCTTCATGGGCACGAAGCTCTTCGGCAGCCACATCAACGTGGCCCTGGTCTTCGGCCTGCTCCAGTTCGTCTCGACGTTCGTCATCGCCTGGCTCTACTCCCGGTTCGCCGACCGGCGGATCGATCCGATCGCCGACCGGATCCGCACCGAGCTCGAGGAGGTGACCGATGAGCATGATCCTCGCGGCTGA
- a CDS encoding flavin reductase family protein: MRPAWRCRACGAHWPCQPARLGLLVEYRHDRTALLVYLGGLMAEAGEQLGGVTGLHERFLGWARARGGTMFHVNPEPGAEIHHTDPFAVPAGQRSPVRRLRGRLAAPVTLWTAPGPAGLTVSSTLVAEGEPDRLLGLIDPEADLWAAVEEAGRFAVAPLGPPHRQLADRFAGLFPSPGGLFAIGSWTDTPYGPVPSDAGGWAGCRLDAAREYGWGLLVEATIEAVDLAEETAPLLHYRGRYHELG; this comes from the coding sequence ATGCGGCCGGCGTGGCGGTGCCGGGCGTGCGGGGCGCACTGGCCGTGCCAGCCGGCCCGGCTCGGTCTGCTGGTCGAGTACCGGCACGACCGGACGGCGCTGCTGGTCTACCTGGGCGGGCTGATGGCCGAGGCCGGCGAGCAGCTCGGCGGCGTCACCGGCCTGCACGAGCGCTTCCTCGGCTGGGCGCGGGCCCGGGGCGGCACAATGTTTCACGTGAATCCTGAGCCGGGTGCCGAGATCCATCACACCGACCCGTTCGCCGTGCCGGCCGGGCAACGCTCCCCGGTACGCCGGCTGCGCGGGCGGCTGGCCGCCCCGGTGACCCTGTGGACGGCCCCCGGGCCGGCCGGGCTGACGGTCTCGTCCACCCTGGTCGCGGAGGGGGAGCCGGACCGGCTGCTCGGGCTGATCGATCCGGAGGCTGACCTGTGGGCGGCCGTCGAGGAGGCGGGGCGGTTCGCGGTCGCGCCACTGGGCCCGCCGCACCGGCAGCTCGCCGACCGCTTCGCCGGCCTCTTCCCGTCGCCCGGCGGGCTCTTCGCCATCGGCTCGTGGACCGACACTCCGTACGGGCCGGTGCCGTCGGACGCGGGCGGGTGGGCCGGCTGCCGGCTCGACGCGGCCCGCGAGTACGGCTGGGGCCTGCTGGTCGAGGCCACGATCGAGGCGGTCGACCTGGCCGAGGAGACCGCCCCGCTGCTGCACTACCGGGGCCGTTACCACGAGCTGGGCTGA